The following are encoded together in the Pedobacter steynii genome:
- a CDS encoding AraC family transcriptional regulator translates to MKQHIPVHKMSERTGSGLEMIYFESVSNERASLLGAHRDDHYIFIFQEEGNTELMLDFKTISISGCMLLYIVPGQVHHILDTELSSGWFIAVETLLVAEEYRQILEHVVLQQQALLLDPVRKDEFRQCIQLVYQRFQKIDQPLSKQIVHSLLSSFIGIFSEAYLLNNPKNELLNSRPLQLTRQFRSMLLDHFKRVKGPAEYAAMLNISLTYLNEVVKSNTGFPVSYWIHHEIILEAKRLLYYTDLSMKEIAFSLGFADHTYFSRLFTKFSGISAGKFRRAYR, encoded by the coding sequence TTGAAACAACACATCCCTGTACATAAAATGTCCGAACGCACCGGCTCAGGTCTGGAAATGATTTATTTCGAGAGCGTGAGTAACGAACGTGCATCATTATTAGGCGCACATCGGGACGATCATTATATTTTTATCTTTCAGGAAGAGGGAAATACAGAGCTGATGCTCGATTTTAAGACCATTTCTATTAGTGGTTGTATGCTATTATACATTGTCCCCGGACAAGTGCACCATATTCTGGATACTGAGCTTTCTTCGGGTTGGTTTATTGCGGTGGAAACCCTGCTGGTTGCAGAAGAATACCGTCAGATTCTGGAGCACGTGGTGCTGCAACAGCAGGCGCTATTACTGGACCCGGTCAGGAAAGACGAATTTAGACAGTGCATCCAGCTGGTGTATCAACGTTTTCAGAAAATCGACCAGCCTTTGAGCAAACAGATTGTACATTCCCTGCTTTCTTCTTTTATCGGGATATTTTCAGAAGCTTACCTGTTGAATAATCCTAAAAATGAATTGCTGAACTCCAGGCCTTTACAACTGACACGGCAATTCAGAAGTATGCTGCTCGATCATTTTAAAAGGGTAAAAGGGCCGGCTGAATATGCGGCGATGCTGAACATCTCTCTAACTTATCTCAACGAAGTTGTTAAGTCCAATACGGGATTCCCGGTGAGCTATTGGATCCATCATGAAATTATTCTGGAAGCGAAGCGCCTTTTATATTATACTGATCTCAGTATGAAGGAGATTGCTTTTTCATTGGGCTTTGCAGACCATACTTACTTTTCCAGGTTATTCACCAAGTTTTCGGGCATCTCTGCCGGTAAGTTTAGAAGAGCTTACCGCTAA
- a CDS encoding MFS transporter, with protein sequence MKKSLLTLTLGGLGIGITEFVMMGLLPDIAKDLNITIPQAGHLISSYALGVVVGAPLLVAIAGSYPPKKILLALMIMFTAFNALSAFSPDYHMMLAARFLAGLPHGAFFGVGSVVASRIAGKGKEAQAVSLMFAGLTIANVIGVPLGTYIGHHYSWRYTFVIIVIVGLITLLSLKLWMPNLPATKDRDLKKELAFFKLPEAWLIILMIAIGTGGLFSWYSYIAPLLTDVSGFSPDSITYILVLAGLGMLVGNFIGGKLADRFSPAKASVSLLIAMAITLFIVHYISENQILSLVMTFITGAVAFALAAPIQMLMINTAKGSEMIAASVSQASFNIGNALGAFLGGLPLAAGYDYTSPVWVGTVMALTGALFAWMLISRNKKMILAK encoded by the coding sequence ATGAAGAAAAGTTTACTCACTTTAACTCTCGGCGGACTCGGTATTGGCATCACTGAATTTGTCATGATGGGCTTACTGCCGGATATTGCCAAAGACCTGAACATCACCATCCCTCAGGCAGGACACCTGATTTCCTCTTATGCTTTAGGCGTGGTAGTAGGTGCCCCCTTGCTGGTTGCGATTGCGGGGAGTTATCCTCCTAAAAAGATCCTCCTGGCTTTGATGATCATGTTTACGGCATTTAATGCCCTTTCTGCTTTTTCGCCGGACTATCATATGATGCTCGCTGCCCGTTTTCTGGCCGGGCTTCCGCATGGTGCTTTCTTTGGCGTAGGTTCTGTTGTAGCCAGCAGGATTGCCGGAAAAGGGAAGGAAGCACAGGCGGTTTCATTGATGTTTGCCGGTTTAACGATCGCCAATGTGATCGGTGTCCCTCTGGGAACTTATATCGGACACCATTATTCCTGGAGGTATACTTTCGTGATTATTGTCATCGTTGGTTTGATTACCCTTTTAAGTCTTAAACTCTGGATGCCTAATCTTCCGGCTACCAAAGACCGGGATTTAAAGAAAGAACTCGCTTTTTTTAAGCTTCCTGAAGCCTGGCTGATCATCCTGATGATTGCCATTGGTACAGGTGGATTATTCTCCTGGTATAGTTACATTGCACCACTATTGACGGATGTATCTGGTTTTTCTCCGGATTCAATTACCTATATCCTGGTTCTTGCAGGTCTGGGAATGCTGGTTGGAAACTTTATTGGAGGGAAACTGGCAGACCGGTTTTCTCCGGCAAAAGCTTCCGTTTCTTTACTGATCGCGATGGCCATCACTTTATTTATCGTCCACTATATCTCCGAAAATCAGATTCTTTCCCTGGTGATGACCTTTATCACAGGTGCGGTTGCCTTTGCACTGGCTGCCCCGATTCAAATGCTGATGATCAATACCGCCAAAGGTTCTGAAATGATTGCGGCCTCGGTAAGTCAGGCGAGTTTCAATATCGGAAATGCATTGGGTGCATTTCTGGGAGGCCTGCCGCTGGCTGCGGGTTATGACTACACCTCACCGGTATGGGTGGGTACAGTAATGGCATTAACAGGAGCACTGTTCGCCTGGATGTTGATCAGCAGAAATAAAAAGATGATTTTGGCTAAATAA
- a CDS encoding ABC transporter permease yields the protein MFQHHLLLIYRNFKKYKSSFLINLFGLSAGLCCALMIYLWVADELGMDRFHANNSRLYQVMENEKTVAGINTVDATSGLLGESLAKEMPEVAMAVTASPTYWLEESRAYTGNNPAIKVAGRFAGKDFLKVFSYPLISGNIDQVLTGVNKIAISEELAEKLFHTTDVVGKEMTWRNAELKNENHVLISGVFKNTPANSSDHFDFLVPLEFLLANSNYQKWGNHGPNTFVVLKEGADPDQFAKKIKNYMVGKGQLYRELLIRPYADGYLYGKYENGVMTGGRIDYVQLFSLIAVFILLIACINFMNLSTAKASRRMKEVGIKKVMGASRKSLILQYMSESVLLTFLALFLALLGVELFMPQFNLITDKHLSLHLNLNLVLTFLGIALFTGLLSGSYPALYLSGFNPAAALKGKLGSTLSELWTRRGLVVFQFTLSVVLIVSVFVIYKQIEFVQTKSPGFKKDNVLYFETEGRVKGNINSFLSEVKKIPGVLNAAGIDRNFLGDLSATVGDFSWEGRNPKETIKFQKGKIGSGLIETLGMKMAAGRSFSDQYGSDSAKIILNEAGIKVTGLKNPVGKIFTLWGKDYQIVGVLKDFNFESLRQEVKPMFFRYEPNELTRVMIKVKAGMEKQTVGDLQQFYKRFNPGFVLDYRFLDQDFQSQYVSENRVAILSRYFSALAIIISCLGLFGLATFTAERRLKEIGIRKVLGASELSIIMILSKDFTRPVIGAIIIALPLSYIMTKYWLNTFAYRIELQVWYFVAAGLLALLISWLTVAVQSIKAANVDPIKCLKAE from the coding sequence ATGTTTCAACATCATCTGTTGCTGATTTACAGGAACTTCAAAAAATATAAGAGCTCATTCTTAATCAACCTGTTTGGGCTTTCTGCCGGTCTGTGTTGCGCCCTGATGATTTACCTCTGGGTTGCAGATGAGCTGGGTATGGATAGGTTTCACGCCAATAACAGCAGGCTTTACCAGGTGATGGAAAATGAAAAGACGGTAGCAGGAATTAATACCGTAGATGCCACTTCGGGCTTGCTTGGTGAATCCCTGGCGAAAGAGATGCCGGAAGTAGCCATGGCGGTGACGGCTTCGCCCACCTATTGGCTGGAAGAAAGCAGGGCCTATACCGGGAATAATCCGGCAATAAAAGTAGCAGGTAGATTTGCCGGCAAAGACTTTCTGAAAGTGTTTTCTTATCCCCTGATTTCGGGAAATATAGACCAGGTCCTTACGGGGGTTAATAAAATAGCCATTTCGGAAGAACTGGCGGAGAAGTTATTCCATACTACAGATGTGGTTGGAAAGGAAATGACCTGGAGGAATGCTGAACTGAAAAATGAAAATCATGTGTTGATCTCCGGAGTTTTTAAAAATACTCCTGCTAATTCTTCAGACCATTTTGATTTTCTTGTTCCACTGGAGTTTTTGCTTGCCAACTCCAACTATCAAAAATGGGGCAACCATGGGCCCAATACCTTTGTGGTTTTAAAGGAGGGCGCGGATCCTGATCAGTTTGCTAAGAAAATTAAAAATTATATGGTGGGAAAGGGCCAGCTTTACCGGGAGTTATTGATCAGGCCTTATGCTGATGGTTACCTATATGGGAAATATGAGAATGGAGTGATGACCGGAGGAAGAATCGATTATGTACAATTGTTTTCTTTAATCGCTGTGTTTATACTGCTGATTGCCTGTATCAATTTTATGAATTTATCTACGGCTAAAGCTTCCAGAAGGATGAAAGAAGTCGGGATTAAGAAAGTAATGGGAGCAAGCAGAAAGTCATTGATCCTGCAATATATGTCGGAATCTGTATTGCTGACATTTCTGGCCTTATTCCTGGCATTATTAGGCGTAGAGCTTTTTATGCCGCAATTTAACCTGATCACTGATAAGCATTTATCGCTTCATCTTAACCTGAACCTGGTACTGACATTTCTGGGAATAGCCTTGTTTACGGGATTGTTGTCTGGTAGTTATCCGGCCTTGTACCTTTCCGGATTTAATCCTGCGGCAGCTTTAAAAGGGAAATTGGGCTCTACTTTAAGCGAATTATGGACCCGGAGAGGTTTGGTGGTATTTCAGTTTACCCTTTCTGTGGTACTGATTGTATCTGTTTTTGTGATCTATAAACAAATAGAATTTGTGCAGACTAAAAGTCCGGGTTTTAAAAAGGATAATGTACTGTATTTTGAAACGGAAGGCCGGGTAAAAGGAAATATAAATTCCTTTTTGTCGGAGGTAAAGAAAATTCCGGGAGTATTGAATGCTGCAGGAATAGATCGTAATTTTCTGGGTGACCTGAGCGCAACCGTAGGCGATTTCAGTTGGGAGGGGCGTAATCCAAAGGAAACCATCAAGTTCCAAAAAGGCAAAATTGGAAGTGGATTAATTGAAACACTGGGTATGAAAATGGCTGCCGGCCGCAGCTTTTCGGATCAATATGGATCTGATAGTGCTAAAATTATCCTCAATGAAGCGGGGATAAAGGTGACGGGCCTGAAAAATCCAGTGGGCAAAATCTTTACACTATGGGGTAAAGATTATCAGATTGTTGGTGTGCTGAAAGATTTTAATTTTGAGTCTCTGCGTCAGGAGGTGAAGCCGATGTTCTTCAGGTATGAACCTAATGAGTTAACCAGGGTCATGATTAAGGTCAAAGCCGGAATGGAAAAGCAGACGGTAGGAGATCTTCAGCAGTTTTATAAGCGCTTCAATCCAGGTTTTGTGCTGGATTACAGGTTTCTGGACCAGGATTTTCAGTCGCAATATGTATCTGAGAACAGGGTGGCTATACTATCCCGTTATTTTTCTGCACTTGCGATCATCATTTCCTGTCTGGGTTTGTTCGGACTGGCCACATTTACGGCAGAGAGAAGGTTGAAAGAGATTGGCATCAGAAAAGTATTGGGAGCTTCTGAATTGAGTATCATTATGATCTTATCAAAAGATTTCACCAGGCCGGTAATCGGAGCAATCATAATCGCCCTTCCACTGAGTTACATCATGACCAAATACTGGCTCAACACTTTTGCTTATAGAATTGAACTGCAAGTCTGGTATTTTGTGGCTGCCGGCTTGCTGGCCTTACTGATATCCTGGCTAACAGTGGCTGTACAATCCATAAAGGCAGCAAATGTGGATCCGATCAAATGTCTTAAAGCAGAATGA
- a CDS encoding PLP-dependent aminotransferase family protein, giving the protein MSIPFDRTDFAYFWRIEIIQFLLKLMGQMLRPWKTILNIELGSHKAVFQQIADGIIGEIRKGRLKPGMSLPGSRILAADIGVNRKTVVLAYEELIAEGWLETAYKKGTFVSEKLPKQKERRRQRNEESISSVKNFSFTAFGSGMPASVSAEVPLIVFNDGLPDVKLAPLDELARAYKRIFQQKARWRMLGYANERGEERLRTAISTMLRMDRGVSFDINQICVTRGSQMALYLSAQILIKPGDIVVVETPGFRPAFEAFEHAGAKLIPVEVDEQGICIPELEELCRNKTVKAVYVTPHHQFPTTVSMKADRRLRLLELANKYGFAIIEDDYDHDYHFGMRSLLPLASYDNAQNVIYISSLSKLIAPAVRVGYVAGPERFIDALAALRMTIDRQGDPVMENAVAELMEEGTVNKHAKRALGVYRERRASMSKHLDKYLKEKADYHLPEGGLAFWLKFKTPVDTAALSESLLKHGVQVISTERFSFNGKALNALRLGYADLDEEELERGIQIIASLIP; this is encoded by the coding sequence ATGTCAATTCCTTTTGACAGGACAGATTTTGCGTATTTTTGGAGGATTGAAATCATCCAGTTTTTACTTAAACTAATGGGCCAGATGCTGAGACCTTGGAAAACCATATTGAACATCGAATTGGGGAGTCATAAGGCTGTTTTTCAGCAGATTGCCGATGGAATTATCGGAGAGATCAGAAAAGGAAGGTTAAAACCGGGAATGTCCCTGCCCGGAAGCAGGATCCTGGCTGCTGATATCGGTGTAAACCGTAAAACAGTAGTCCTGGCCTATGAAGAACTGATCGCGGAAGGCTGGTTGGAAACAGCCTATAAGAAAGGGACTTTTGTTTCAGAAAAGCTGCCAAAACAAAAGGAAAGACGGAGGCAGAGAAATGAAGAAAGCATTTCTTCTGTGAAGAACTTCTCCTTTACTGCATTTGGTTCCGGCATGCCGGCAAGTGTGAGTGCTGAGGTTCCATTAATTGTGTTTAACGACGGATTGCCTGATGTTAAGCTGGCCCCATTGGATGAATTAGCACGGGCTTATAAACGGATTTTTCAGCAAAAGGCGAGATGGAGGATGTTGGGTTATGCCAATGAAAGGGGAGAGGAGCGGTTGCGGACCGCCATTTCTACGATGCTCAGGATGGACCGGGGGGTAAGTTTTGATATTAATCAGATTTGCGTCACCAGGGGGAGCCAGATGGCGCTGTACCTCAGTGCTCAGATATTGATTAAGCCCGGTGATATTGTCGTTGTGGAAACACCAGGATTCCGCCCAGCTTTCGAAGCTTTTGAACATGCAGGGGCTAAATTGATACCGGTGGAGGTAGATGAGCAGGGAATTTGCATCCCGGAACTGGAAGAGCTGTGTAGGAATAAGACGGTTAAAGCGGTGTACGTCACGCCACACCATCAGTTTCCGACTACGGTAAGTATGAAAGCCGACCGTAGATTGAGATTGCTGGAACTGGCTAATAAATATGGATTTGCGATCATTGAGGATGATTATGACCACGATTATCATTTTGGAATGAGGAGCCTGTTGCCTCTTGCGAGTTATGATAATGCGCAGAATGTAATTTATATCAGTTCTTTGAGTAAACTCATTGCGCCGGCAGTCAGAGTAGGATATGTAGCCGGCCCGGAGCGTTTTATTGATGCGTTGGCTGCATTGAGGATGACGATCGATCGTCAGGGAGATCCGGTGATGGAAAATGCAGTGGCCGAATTGATGGAAGAAGGAACAGTCAATAAACATGCAAAACGGGCATTGGGAGTGTATAGGGAAAGAAGGGCATCGATGAGTAAACACCTGGATAAATATTTGAAAGAAAAAGCGGATTATCACCTTCCTGAAGGTGGCCTGGCCTTTTGGTTAAAATTCAAAACACCGGTAGATACCGCTGCCTTATCTGAGTCATTATTGAAACATGGTGTTCAGGTGATCTCGACAGAAAGATTCTCCTTTAACGGAAAAGCCCTGAATGCCCTTCGGCTCGGCTATGCGGATCTGGATGAAGAAGAATTGGAAAGAGGAATTCAGATCATCGCTTCTTTAATCCCTTAG
- a CDS encoding PepSY-associated TM helix domain-containing protein, producing MKAFKNAIRQIHLWLGLGTGLVVFIISVTGCLYVFEEEIRDLTQKEYLYVPVQQKPFTGLDQIIRNFEQLAPKEKISVIRLTESEPNATVSITSKKKKVYYFNPYDGQLVNKGGADWLSVVLDIHMTLLMGETGKFIQRWSVVIFVLMLVTGLVLWFPNQMRLVKQSISVKWKASFKRVNYDLHNVLGFYASGILIVVSLSGLYFAFKEVKTGVSFFTGSKLGDGKKAAVATGKDKQEPIAVRYNEMYQSILHQYPGVSSTSISIRKNGELRLRTMYPYRWARNQNTFFFEEASGQMLRYKLYKEFNKADLVEATNYDLHTGQLFGWFGKIIACIASLISASLPVTGFIIWWKKRKKKKKPAPVPVRYDLSTTNVTV from the coding sequence ATGAAAGCATTTAAAAACGCAATAAGGCAAATACACCTCTGGCTCGGTTTAGGTACCGGGCTAGTGGTGTTTATCATCAGTGTTACCGGTTGCCTGTATGTTTTTGAAGAAGAAATCAGGGATCTCACACAAAAGGAATACCTGTATGTACCGGTGCAGCAAAAGCCTTTTACAGGCCTGGATCAGATCATCAGGAACTTTGAACAGCTTGCCCCGAAAGAAAAAATAAGCGTGATCAGACTGACGGAATCTGAACCGAATGCTACAGTATCCATTACCAGCAAGAAGAAAAAGGTGTATTATTTTAATCCTTATGATGGACAACTGGTGAATAAAGGCGGTGCCGACTGGTTGAGTGTTGTTCTGGACATACACATGACCCTGCTAATGGGAGAAACAGGAAAATTTATTCAACGCTGGTCGGTGGTGATCTTTGTCCTCATGTTGGTTACGGGACTGGTTTTATGGTTCCCGAACCAGATGCGTTTAGTAAAGCAATCGATCTCTGTGAAATGGAAGGCCTCTTTTAAAAGGGTAAATTATGACCTTCATAATGTGCTTGGCTTTTATGCTTCCGGGATTTTAATCGTGGTCTCTTTATCCGGATTGTATTTCGCGTTTAAGGAAGTGAAAACAGGAGTTAGCTTTTTTACCGGATCAAAACTTGGAGATGGGAAAAAAGCTGCTGTAGCAACCGGAAAGGATAAACAGGAGCCAATAGCAGTCCGCTACAATGAAATGTATCAATCCATATTGCATCAATACCCGGGGGTAAGCTCGACTTCAATATCCATCAGAAAAAATGGGGAATTAAGGTTGAGAACGATGTATCCCTATCGCTGGGCGAGAAATCAAAATACTTTCTTTTTTGAGGAGGCCAGTGGGCAAATGCTGCGCTACAAGTTGTATAAAGAATTCAATAAAGCGGATTTGGTGGAGGCAACCAATTACGACCTTCATACCGGACAGCTCTTTGGCTGGTTTGGTAAAATCATTGCCTGCATCGCGAGTCTGATCTCTGCAAGCTTACCGGTAACCGGATTTATCATCTGGTGGAAGAAAAGAAAAAAGAAAAAGAAACCAGCTCCGGTGCCAGTTCGATATGACCTAAGTACGACGAATGTGACTGTTTAA
- a CDS encoding TonB-dependent receptor: MKLRPLFLFVALFACFLPWNLFAQTGKGTISGIVTDSLNQNIPFSNISIKKLNLKTSSDKSGKFTFTGVSAGKHILSISITGYEKQQKEVSVSAEGTTEVAVVLKEQQADLSEVIVSASRRAESLSQTPSSVTILTAKDINTQSIISPNLANILSYSVPGLGMATNQTGNSGQTLRGRSVLVLIDGIPQSTPLRAGGRDIRSIDPSVIERVEVIKGATAIYGNGAEGGLINYITKKGNSGKEFGGYSQIGLTGNTKGDSTIGYRATQQFYGKLKKFDYIVSGMYEKTGVYRDAKGLVISPEYGLGETKSYNGYAKLGYDISETQRLDLMYNYFSSRQDSRYVTKAGVYGVSPAIGVKGDRPGVDEGTRFNHNANLQYTNKKIAGNTDLTANVYYQDFYTIYSNSTSFLGGGQSALLSTKKGARLNLNTPFSLSEQVLMQVNYGLDVLNDKTAQNLVDGRAWVPKMNMLNLAPYVQASANIMTDLTIKAGLRSENMDIKVNDFTTLAGPNGTGNVDVKGGTLNYNAFVFNAGARYSAWKVFNPFISYAQSFSVFEVGRVLRVATSNTLAQLETKPIIVNNYEAGFSSALGKLNLSAAYYLSTSKLGANLLEVDGRYISQRIPERVYGFEVQADYPVLDELLIGGNYAKVEGKGDVDDDGKFDGPTDVYLNTTRIPPSKTTAYIRYSGLKNLSVDLNWVHVGSRDRFKRNEKTGKYLIGEGPVKAYDLFNFAAAYKVNEAMRLNLGIENLLNKSYYPSISQFYGSDINYVRGNGRRFNLAVGYAF; encoded by the coding sequence ATGAAGCTTAGACCCTTATTTTTATTTGTCGCACTTTTTGCGTGCTTTTTGCCCTGGAATTTATTTGCTCAAACAGGCAAAGGAACAATTTCAGGTATAGTTACCGATTCATTAAATCAAAATATTCCTTTTTCTAATATCAGCATCAAAAAGCTGAACCTGAAAACAAGCTCAGATAAGAGCGGTAAGTTTACATTTACCGGAGTTTCAGCAGGAAAGCATATCCTTAGCATTTCTATCACCGGATATGAGAAACAACAAAAAGAAGTATCTGTTTCAGCGGAGGGAACTACGGAAGTGGCGGTGGTTTTAAAAGAACAACAGGCAGATCTTTCAGAAGTGATCGTTTCTGCCAGCAGAAGGGCAGAATCTTTATCCCAAACCCCTTCTTCCGTAACTATCCTTACAGCAAAAGATATCAATACCCAATCTATTATCAGTCCTAACCTGGCTAATATTCTATCTTATAGTGTTCCTGGACTTGGAATGGCGACCAATCAGACCGGAAACTCCGGACAAACCCTGCGCGGCAGAAGTGTCCTGGTTTTGATTGATGGAATTCCGCAATCTACTCCACTGAGAGCAGGAGGAAGGGATATCCGAAGTATCGACCCTTCTGTTATTGAACGTGTAGAGGTGATTAAAGGTGCAACAGCCATTTACGGAAATGGGGCAGAGGGTGGATTGATCAACTACATTACAAAAAAAGGGAATTCAGGAAAGGAATTCGGCGGTTACTCGCAGATCGGCCTGACAGGAAATACAAAAGGTGATAGTACCATTGGCTACCGTGCGACACAACAGTTTTATGGTAAATTGAAAAAGTTCGACTATATCGTTAGCGGAATGTATGAAAAAACGGGTGTGTACCGTGACGCTAAAGGATTGGTGATCTCTCCGGAATACGGTCTTGGTGAAACCAAATCCTACAATGGTTATGCGAAATTAGGCTATGATATTTCTGAAACACAACGCCTGGACCTGATGTATAATTATTTTAGCTCCAGACAGGATTCCCGTTATGTGACTAAAGCAGGTGTTTACGGAGTTTCGCCAGCTATTGGTGTCAAAGGCGACAGACCTGGTGTGGACGAAGGAACACGTTTTAATCACAATGCGAATCTTCAATATACCAATAAAAAAATAGCAGGAAATACAGACCTTACTGCCAATGTATACTATCAGGATTTTTATACCATATATTCCAACAGTACTTCTTTTTTAGGCGGCGGACAGTCAGCGCTTTTATCTACTAAAAAAGGAGCACGTTTAAACTTAAACACACCTTTCTCACTTTCAGAGCAGGTATTGATGCAGGTGAATTATGGTTTGGATGTACTGAATGATAAAACCGCGCAGAATCTGGTAGATGGCAGGGCATGGGTGCCAAAGATGAACATGCTGAATCTTGCCCCTTATGTTCAGGCCAGCGCCAATATCATGACTGACCTGACGATTAAAGCCGGACTAAGATCGGAAAATATGGACATCAAGGTCAATGACTTTACCACCCTTGCCGGTCCAAACGGAACCGGAAATGTGGATGTTAAAGGAGGGACCTTAAATTATAACGCTTTTGTATTCAATGCCGGAGCCAGGTATTCTGCCTGGAAGGTATTTAACCCTTTTATAAGCTATGCACAGTCATTTTCTGTTTTTGAAGTAGGACGGGTACTTAGGGTAGCAACGAGTAATACATTGGCTCAGTTGGAAACAAAACCAATCATCGTGAATAATTATGAAGCTGGTTTCAGCAGTGCACTGGGAAAACTGAACCTGAGTGCTGCCTATTATTTGAGCACTTCGAAATTAGGTGCGAACCTGCTTGAAGTAGATGGAAGATACATCTCCCAAAGAATTCCGGAAAGAGTTTATGGATTTGAAGTTCAGGCGGATTACCCGGTATTGGATGAGTTGTTGATCGGTGGTAATTATGCTAAAGTAGAAGGTAAAGGTGATGTAGATGACGATGGTAAATTTGACGGGCCAACAGATGTTTACCTGAATACGACCAGAATCCCGCCTTCCAAAACCACGGCTTATATCCGTTATTCCGGCCTGAAAAACCTAAGTGTAGACCTGAACTGGGTGCATGTGGGAAGCAGAGACCGCTTTAAACGCAATGAAAAAACAGGTAAATATTTAATTGGGGAAGGCCCGGTTAAAGCTTACGATTTATTTAATTTCGCAGCCGCATACAAAGTAAATGAGGCCATGAGATTGAATCTGGGAATTGAAAACTTATTGAATAAAAGCTATTACCCAAGTATATCTCAGTTCTATGGAAGTGATATCAACTATGTGAGAGGTAACGGAAGAAGGTTTAATCTTGCTGTGGGATACGCTTTCTAA
- a CDS encoding nuclear transport factor 2 family protein: MKTTSIYLIAATTLLFCNLILGSGLKAQGKAYVIKDLKLYQTILHMDSVCFDAFNTQDLKTLGSVFAENVEFYNDGGKVTNYQQTMESFKNMFASNSRSPLKRTLIGTPEVYPLKDYGAIEVGVHQFTHMENGKEEIGIFKFVQVWEHKEGIWKMTRVISYDH, from the coding sequence ATGAAAACAACATCCATTTACCTTATTGCAGCAACAACGTTGCTTTTTTGTAATCTGATCCTGGGTTCAGGACTGAAAGCACAAGGGAAAGCGTATGTAATCAAAGATCTTAAGTTGTATCAGACTATACTGCATATGGACAGTGTTTGTTTTGATGCATTTAATACACAGGATCTGAAAACACTGGGAAGTGTCTTTGCGGAGAATGTAGAATTTTACAACGATGGAGGTAAGGTGACGAATTACCAGCAAACAATGGAGAGTTTTAAAAATATGTTTGCGAGCAATAGCCGCTCTCCCTTAAAAAGAACATTGATCGGAACGCCTGAAGTCTATCCGCTTAAAGATTATGGAGCGATAGAAGTGGGAGTACATCAGTTTACCCATATGGAAAATGGTAAAGAAGAGATCGGGATTTTTAAATTTGTTCAGGTTTGGGAACATAAAGAAGGGATATGGAAAATGACGAGAGTCATCAGCTATGATCATTGA
- a CDS encoding DUF1572 family protein, producing the protein MAKDYLDSVKQQLEYYKALGEKTIAQLSDEQLFWQYDAQSNSIATIVKHLSGNMISRWTDFFTADGEKKDRNRDSEFENDLKSRVDLLERWNAGWKCFLDVIYGLKEEDLAKEILIRHETHSVTEAVNRQLAHYPYHIGQIVFIGKMLCSDNWTSLSIPRGASEAFNQAKENQSKRS; encoded by the coding sequence ATGGCAAAAGACTATCTGGACAGCGTTAAACAGCAACTGGAATATTATAAGGCATTGGGCGAGAAAACCATTGCGCAGCTCTCTGACGAACAATTGTTCTGGCAATATGATGCTCAAAGCAATAGCATCGCCACCATTGTGAAGCACCTGTCGGGAAATATGATCTCCAGGTGGACTGATTTTTTTACTGCAGACGGAGAGAAGAAAGACCGGAACCGGGATTCAGAATTTGAGAATGATTTGAAATCAAGGGTAGATTTGCTGGAACGCTGGAATGCCGGATGGAAATGTTTTCTGGATGTGATCTATGGTTTAAAAGAAGAGGACCTTGCTAAAGAAATCCTGATTCGTCATGAAACCCATTCTGTTACTGAAGCGGTTAATCGGCAGCTGGCACATTATCCTTACCATATCGGACAAATTGTATTTATAGGTAAAATGTTGTGCTCGGACAACTGGACTTCTTTATCCATTCCGAGAGGAGCCTCGGAAGCTTTTAACCAAGCAAAAGAAAATCAAAGTAAAAGATCATAG